The Paramisgurnus dabryanus chromosome 24, PD_genome_1.1, whole genome shotgun sequence genome contains the following window.
TTTTCAAACTCATGCAcaagtttatgtttatatttaatcaGTGATACGTTTGAGTTGATCGATAATTATGTTGTGTCATATATATagtttttgaaatattgtcCTGTGTGCGCAGAAAAGAAAGAAGAAATCGATAAGCTTGCAGAAGAATACATCTCCAACGTCCGCAATCTGGCCCCAGAACAGAGAGTGGAGCACCTGCAGAAGATTCAAAACGGATTTAGCAAATGCAAAGAATACAGCGACGATAAAGTTCAGCTCGCCATGCAAACGTATGAAATGGTTAGTGGTTTTATCTCTTCTGGTATGGTAGCGTTCCTATAGCTCAATTGATAGAGCATCGTGTCTGCACAGCAAGGGTTAATGGTTTGATTTCcaagggaacacacatattgataaaaattaataacttgGAGTCGCTTAAAACGTCTGTCAAATGTGTAAACGTAGTGCAAAATTTCTTTTAAGCTTGATGCGTATGACTGATAACTTGACGCAGTTTTTATAAATTCCTATTTATATCTACTTTTCAgacacagggttcccacaggtccttgaaagcTTGTGAATCTggaaattcaaggccctgggaagttacaggtcattgaaagtgcttgaatctattaaaaagttttctggaaaaaaaatccatattatcccctgtgtagtgtaggataatatcataaaacttctaaactttttaagcacacgtgctaaactgttggctttaaatgcttatatcttctgtatgcaaatgttgattcataccaaaatgcttttttgcatagttgtgtttgacacatgaaaacgtctcgggttacgtacgtaactgttgttccctgataagggaatgagacgctgcgtctctctttccatacttcctgcgtccctgtaacgccgtctttggcaatatttcagatagcgatatacttcctggctcccatgtcaccctgtctttgtcgttaagcctcaccattggttgaatttgatatacacattcagatgcacttacccttggaggcgtccccaaagtgtcaatGCAGTGACGCAgtgcaagttccctcgaaagggaactgtaacaatgtatctttaaaggtaacacgatgtaaccttgctctcacttgaaatttGTCCCCACATTTActtcttgaatttgagggtattggaccttgaaaggtccttgaatatgaagttaactaaggtgtgggaaccatGCAGACAGCTTTGTTGTTTCACTTTAAATACTGACTTTGTGCCAAGTTCATTCTCCGTTGGCGCTATTATTGCAAATTGTCTGACTTTTCGCTAGGTGGACAAACACATCCGCAGACTTGATGCTGATCTTGCGCGCTTTGAAAATGAGCTGAAGGAAAAGCTGGATGTCAGCGGCTACGAAAGTCCAGATAACAGAGCGCTTAAAAGTAAGACATTGTCATGAACTGATCTGATTAGTCAAGATTGTGAATGTATAAAATTGGTCATTGTAGAAGCATGCAGAAAGTTATTAAGGATATATATGACACAATAACTCGCTGTAGGAATGTACTGCACACTTCTAATAAAGTATGCACTTCTGTTTTTTTTGTAGAGGTGGGTGGTAGAGGAAGCCTAAAGGAAAAACGAGGATCTAAAGGAAGAGGAAGAAAAAGTTTGGATGAAGAATCTCCCAAAAAGAAGAAAATCAAAAACGGGTGAGTTGTGTGTGATCTTTAAACTAAAAGTATGTTTGTAGTTGTAAGCACATCGTATACAGTATACCATAATGATTTTCCGCAGGCCTGAGTTCCCTGAAGCAGTCCTTCCAGTTCACCCATCAGACGTTTTAGACATGCCAGTGGACCCCAATGAGCCCACATACTGCCTGTGTCACCAAGTCTCATACGGAGAAATGATCGGATGCGACAACCCCGATGTACGAAACGCTTTttgctttgtgtgtgtctgtactTTCCGTGCCTTTCTTTTATATATCCATGTTTTACAAACGTGTGCTGCTTTTATTAACAGTGTCCGATCGAGTGGTTTCACTTCGCCTGTGTTGACCTAACGACCAAACCCAAAGGGAAATGGTATGTCAGCCGGCATTTAAAGTAGGAAGTGTTCATAACTCAGTTGTCTAGATGAAAAATGAACCTGTTTCCTTTTCTTGCAGGTTTTGTCCACGATGCACCCAGGATCGAAAGAAAAAATAAGATGGATTTGTACGTTGAGAGATTACATTTATATGTGAATATATacgtataaatatatatgtattttgtttagATGGTAAAAtagtataatataatatatatataaatatatacttcTTTATAAGGCcatgatataaatatattaggGTCACaagaaagtttttattttttaaagtacttGAAATGTTTCCATAGTCAGTTTAAGTTTCATTTTGTGTTGTCAAATTGTCTTTTTCAGACAAACctaggatatatatatatatgagatatatttttctttattcttttacGCTTTCATTCGAAGCTTCAAGCATCCAAACCGTCGCTCGTGATGTTTCTAGCACTGCAAGTCATTTAGAGGAAAACCACAAACTTGCTTGTAATTCTAGAGGATTTATGCATAAGATGTTGAATG
Protein-coding sequences here:
- the ing5a gene encoding inhibitor of growth protein 5a encodes the protein MATAIYLEHYLDSIENLPCELQRNFTLMRELDNRAEEKKEEIDKLAEEYISNVRNLAPEQRVEHLQKIQNGFSKCKEYSDDKVQLAMQTYEMVDKHIRRLDADLARFENELKEKLDVSGYESPDNRALKKVGGRGSLKEKRGSKGRGRKSLDEESPKKKKIKNGPEFPEAVLPVHPSDVLDMPVDPNEPTYCLCHQVSYGEMIGCDNPDCPIEWFHFACVDLTTKPKGKWFCPRCTQDRKKK